A window of the Bacillus sp. A301a_S52 genome harbors these coding sequences:
- the rpsN gene encoding 30S ribosomal protein S14: protein MAKKSMVAKERKRQALVAQYADLRRELKEKGDYEALRKLPRDSSPTRLTRRCEMTGRPRAVLRKFKLSRIAFRELAHKGQLPGVKKSSW from the coding sequence ATGGCTAAAAAATCGATGGTGGCAAAGGAAAGAAAACGACAAGCTCTCGTGGCTCAATACGCAGATTTACGAAGGGAGTTAAAGGAAAAAGGTGATTACGAAGCATTGAGAAAATTACCTAGAGACTCCTCCCCTACTCGCTTGACGAGAAGGTGTGAAATGACCGGAAGACCTCGTGCTGTATTACGTAAGTTTAAACTTTCAAGAATTGCGTTTAGAGAACTAGCACATAAAGGGCAACTGCCAGGTGTGAAAAAATCAAGCTGGTAA
- a CDS encoding MerR family transcriptional regulator, giving the protein MISIKEVSKQTDVTVRTLRHYDHIDLLKPSGKTNGGHRLYGEYEIRKLQSIQFLKTLRFSLQDIKRLLTDENDDWYNQLQKQLNYCLQEKQKIEQVEKLLRGLMNEFILKGENDLLHLQKLIRLYENNLSQKEQFLKETFDNEERALLDLLPNMNQGDPDTVEWIALLAQLEKHMAKGIAADEVQSIIRRMLEKEKATFGTNQAFSDKIWEIRKSQEASAQAGFYPLDPEVLQFIEEAADYHDKHKTDVKNNY; this is encoded by the coding sequence ATGATTTCTATTAAAGAGGTGTCTAAACAGACAGATGTTACAGTGAGAACGCTACGACATTATGACCATATTGATTTGTTAAAGCCTTCAGGGAAAACGAACGGTGGGCATCGACTATATGGTGAATATGAAATTAGAAAATTACAAAGCATTCAATTTTTAAAAACATTGCGGTTTAGTTTACAGGACATTAAACGTCTTTTAACTGACGAAAATGATGATTGGTACAATCAATTACAAAAGCAATTGAACTACTGTTTACAGGAGAAACAAAAAATCGAACAAGTAGAGAAATTACTTCGTGGCCTTATGAATGAATTTATATTAAAGGGGGAAAATGACCTCCTTCATTTACAAAAACTTATTCGATTATATGAAAACAACCTATCTCAGAAAGAACAGTTTTTAAAGGAGACATTTGACAACGAAGAAAGAGCCTTATTGGACCTTTTACCAAATATGAATCAAGGTGATCCAGATACAGTGGAGTGGATAGCATTATTAGCTCAATTAGAAAAACATATGGCTAAAGGCATTGCCGCGGATGAAGTTCAAAGTATTATTAGACGTATGCTTGAAAAAGAGAAAGCCACTTTTGGAACGAATCAAGCATTCTCCGATAAAATTTGGGAGATCAGAAAATCACAAGAAGCCTCCGCTCAGGCAGGCTTTTACCCGCTTGATCCTGAAGTTCTTCAATTTATTGAGGAAGCAGCAGATTACCATGACAAACATAAAACAGATGTTAAAAACAATTATTAA
- a CDS encoding sugar porter family MFS transporter, translating into MLEKKHSSWYVILIAVSAGVAGLMYGFDTAVISGAIGFLAEKYSLSPAMQGWVISCVMIGGVLGVALSGFLSDKYGRKNIMFLSAVLFIISALGSAFATGVTMLIFARIIGGFGIGFASALSVTYISECAPPNIRGRLGSLYQLFTIFGICATFYINYGVANSGSYAWGLETGWRWMLGYGVFPGLIFFVLLFFIPESPRFLMQKAREKEAFQTLKRINGETVARQEVKEIKISIETEKSSSVKQLLKPGLRMAMGVGIFLALFNQVIGMNAVTYYGPDIFRSVGFENNTEFLATSIIGSVQVAFTIVALLLIDKLGRKKLMAIGSSLMAIFMVLIGSVFYFEPINSGPLLVIFIAGFTAVFCVSMGPIPWIMIPEIFPNHLRAKAVGIATMFLWGANWAIGQFTPILINNMGGAFTFWMFAVINVICFAFVMTIVPETKNRTLEEIGRFWKPKSEQGKEFEKEFNKDLAAGKMD; encoded by the coding sequence ATGTTAGAAAAGAAACATTCATCTTGGTATGTTATTTTAATTGCAGTTTCTGCAGGAGTCGCTGGACTGATGTATGGTTTTGATACAGCGGTTATTTCAGGTGCTATTGGTTTTCTTGCTGAAAAGTATAGCCTATCACCGGCGATGCAAGGATGGGTTATTTCTTGTGTAATGATCGGTGGAGTTCTTGGGGTAGCGTTGTCTGGCTTCTTAAGTGATAAGTATGGCAGAAAAAATATTATGTTTTTATCAGCAGTCCTATTTATCATTTCTGCACTAGGCTCTGCTTTTGCAACTGGTGTGACGATGTTAATTTTCGCGCGGATTATTGGGGGCTTTGGAATTGGGTTTGCTTCCGCTTTATCTGTTACATATATCAGTGAATGTGCACCGCCAAATATCCGCGGCAGACTTGGGTCACTTTATCAATTATTTACTATATTTGGTATTTGCGCGACATTTTACATTAACTATGGGGTTGCTAACAGCGGTAGTTATGCTTGGGGATTAGAAACAGGGTGGCGATGGATGCTAGGCTATGGTGTTTTTCCAGGTTTAATATTTTTTGTGCTGTTATTCTTCATTCCTGAAAGTCCGAGGTTTTTAATGCAAAAAGCTAGAGAAAAGGAAGCATTTCAAACCTTAAAGCGCATAAATGGTGAAACAGTCGCAAGGCAGGAAGTAAAGGAAATTAAAATCTCAATCGAAACGGAAAAAAGCTCATCTGTTAAACAACTGTTAAAGCCTGGCTTGCGTATGGCAATGGGAGTTGGTATTTTCTTAGCCCTGTTTAATCAAGTAATTGGGATGAATGCCGTCACATACTATGGACCAGATATTTTCCGAAGTGTTGGTTTTGAGAATAACACAGAGTTCCTTGCCACAAGTATTATTGGTAGTGTGCAAGTTGCGTTTACTATTGTGGCGCTACTATTAATTGATAAATTGGGAAGAAAGAAACTAATGGCCATTGGCTCAAGCCTTATGGCAATCTTTATGGTGCTCATTGGAAGCGTATTCTACTTTGAACCTATCAATAGTGGCCCATTACTAGTCATTTTTATAGCTGGTTTTACAGCAGTATTCTGCGTCTCAATGGGACCTATCCCTTGGATTATGATTCCAGAAATTTTTCCTAACCACCTTCGTGCTAAAGCTGTTGGTATTGCCACTATGTTCCTCTGGGGAGCGAACTGGGCAATCGGTCAGTTCACACCGATTTTAATCAATAATATGGGGGGCGCCTTCACTTTTTGGATGTTCGCTGTTATCAACGTCATTTGCTTCGCCTTTGTTATGACGATTGTACCTGAAACAAAAAACAGAACATTAGAAGAGATCGGACGCTTTTGGAAGCCAAAAAGTGAGCAAGGAAAAGAGTTTGAAAAAGAATTCAACAAAGATTTGGCTGCTGGAAAAATGGATTAA
- a CDS encoding AraC family transcriptional regulator, with amino-acid sequence MHSWEQIQKTVDYIEEHLSEEIKIEVLAKKAVLSQFYFQRLFKRLVKKSVNEYIKLRRLARASEKLGDLNKRIIDIALDVGFSSHETFTRAFKGAYGITPEEYRTHPVHLNHIMKPELLLKYTVIDLGVPLIIDSVVLEIKRKTLDVAETYMGLSGQVPISQTPIGEATGIDEPGQLWDTFHSMASRLPHLKTDGKEVGVSSIGEEGHNTFSYFVGGEVSATSFDAGEFVTWSLPPGEYVVCCFEAENFQLLTTLALSQAMNYLFGTWLVNHQLEIHPFSVEKYYKTNSDVAYMEIWVRPVEK; translated from the coding sequence AACATTTGTCTGAAGAAATTAAGATTGAAGTACTGGCCAAAAAAGCGGTCCTATCACAGTTTTATTTTCAACGTCTCTTTAAAAGGTTGGTAAAGAAATCTGTGAACGAGTATATAAAGCTACGACGTCTTGCAAGAGCGTCTGAGAAATTAGGAGATCTCAATAAGAGGATTATAGACATTGCGTTAGATGTTGGTTTTTCATCTCATGAAACGTTTACTCGTGCTTTTAAAGGAGCATATGGCATAACACCCGAAGAATACCGTACTCACCCTGTTCATCTAAATCATATTATGAAACCTGAATTATTGTTAAAGTATACGGTGATTGATTTAGGTGTTCCTTTGATTATAGATAGTGTGGTTCTAGAAATAAAACGTAAGACGCTTGATGTGGCTGAGACATATATGGGTCTGTCCGGTCAAGTCCCGATCTCTCAAACACCTATTGGAGAAGCGACTGGTATTGATGAACCTGGGCAATTATGGGACACCTTTCATAGTATGGCATCACGTCTTCCACACCTTAAGACAGACGGTAAAGAAGTGGGTGTTTCCTCAATAGGTGAGGAGGGTCACAACACATTCTCTTATTTTGTTGGGGGTGAGGTGAGCGCTACTTCTTTTGATGCTGGAGAGTTTGTGACATGGTCGTTACCTCCTGGGGAGTATGTGGTATGTTGTTTTGAAGCAGAAAACTTTCAGCTATTGACAACTTTAGCCCTTAGTCAAGCAATGAATTACCTTTTTGGAACGTGGCTTGTTAACCATCAGTTGGAAATACATCCCTTTTCAGTAGAAAAATATTATAAAACTAACTCGGATGTGGCATATATGGAAATATGGGTTAGACCAGTAGAAAAGTAA
- a CDS encoding GTP-binding protein — translation MTDTFSLPITLVTGMDEQEKISLIKQLNRYKVNTKKVIQFRDPNRIYKYDAEGPHFQKTPVTEVFHDMEATSYDELMALLYHIQSQKDVEEIIVTKAYDSNLDLLLYDNQKKAPIFQVSHHIHVIDAVNFWFQYSSKDTIHTESIFHEETVDHTIGELLVHQLELADSFYISNEYRLNEERVNELIWFLKKLNPLANIMTHANFNKHTTSIGDTIWPEEHKADYLYRHQLQAFKPKSPLALVGDYGIETFIYQSNSPASLSQIKAFFSHLPEGILRTKGGCYTPFARESHTISQVGASVEIMSEEHLYAKRSTSEYLTEFLFIGQHLNPQSIQEKLDACLSDVNYPLTKEY, via the coding sequence ATGACTGACACTTTTTCATTACCGATAACACTCGTAACTGGGATGGATGAGCAAGAAAAAATCTCACTTATTAAACAGCTCAATCGATATAAGGTTAATACAAAAAAAGTGATCCAATTCCGTGATCCAAATAGGATATATAAGTATGATGCTGAAGGCCCTCACTTTCAGAAAACACCGGTGACAGAAGTCTTTCATGATATGGAAGCAACTTCTTATGACGAGCTGATGGCACTGTTGTATCATATTCAAAGTCAGAAAGATGTGGAAGAAATCATCGTAACTAAAGCGTATGATTCTAATTTAGATTTACTTCTCTACGACAATCAAAAGAAAGCACCTATTTTTCAAGTCTCACACCACATTCATGTAATAGATGCTGTAAACTTTTGGTTTCAATACTCATCAAAGGATACGATTCATACTGAGTCGATATTTCATGAAGAAACGGTCGATCATACAATAGGAGAATTACTTGTTCATCAATTAGAATTGGCCGATAGTTTCTATATATCCAATGAATACCGGCTAAATGAAGAACGCGTGAATGAACTGATTTGGTTTCTTAAAAAGCTCAATCCCTTGGCAAACATTATGACGCATGCTAATTTTAACAAGCATACTACTTCCATAGGTGATACAATCTGGCCTGAGGAACACAAGGCAGACTACCTTTACCGCCATCAACTGCAAGCATTCAAACCGAAAAGTCCTTTAGCACTAGTGGGGGATTACGGAATAGAGACATTTATTTATCAAAGTAACTCTCCTGCTTCCTTAAGTCAGATTAAAGCTTTTTTTTCACATCTGCCTGAAGGTATCCTGCGAACAAAAGGGGGGTGTTATACTCCTTTTGCACGTGAGAGTCATACTATTTCTCAAGTAGGTGCTTCAGTTGAAATTATGTCAGAAGAACATCTCTATGCGAAACGTTCGACCTCTGAATATTTAACTGAATTTTTGTTCATAGGTCAGCATCTTAATCCTCAAAGCATTCAAGAAAAATTAGATGCATGTTTATCAGATGTGAACTATCCTTTAACAAAGGAGTATTGA
- a CDS encoding GyrI-like domain-containing protein produces the protein MTINIETFPKYRIAYVRQTGPYGSANIQAMERLKKWAAKENLLKSAIILGIPQDNPETTPPESCRYDACIVISKDYQLDDSIEENELAEGKYVICKVKHTPEDVQSAWANIGTFLNNNGYQIENKPVIERYSFGMINNGYCELCVPIIS, from the coding sequence ATGACTATTAACATTGAAACATTTCCAAAGTACCGCATTGCATATGTAAGGCAAACTGGTCCATATGGCTCTGCTAACATTCAAGCAATGGAAAGATTAAAAAAATGGGCTGCGAAGGAAAATCTTCTAAAGTCAGCTATAATACTTGGGATTCCTCAAGATAACCCTGAGACCACACCTCCTGAGAGCTGTAGGTATGATGCATGTATTGTGATTTCAAAAGACTATCAACTTGATGACTCGATCGAAGAAAATGAACTTGCTGAGGGGAAATATGTTATATGCAAAGTCAAACACACCCCGGAAGATGTTCAAAGTGCATGGGCTAATATCGGAACTTTTCTTAATAACAATGGGTACCAAATTGAAAACAAACCAGTTATAGAAAGGTATTCGTTTGGGATGATTAACAACGGTTATTGTGAATTATGTGTCCCTATCATATCGTAA
- a CDS encoding VOC family protein: protein MCELDNVRLLVTKFADCYRFYKDILGFKVTWGDSRSGYVSFEAGKNKEFAIFDRKAMAEAVGTTVLPTVIQAQDRFALIFKVEEELEQMIIRLQSQNVDIVSGVQDRPDWGIKAVHLRDPDGNLIEMFSELSKDKWNRDLLEEDKKFN, encoded by the coding sequence ATGTGTGAGCTAGATAATGTACGTTTGTTAGTGACTAAATTTGCAGATTGTTACCGATTCTATAAAGATATTCTCGGGTTTAAGGTAACATGGGGTGACAGCAGAAGTGGTTATGTAAGTTTTGAAGCTGGTAAGAATAAAGAATTCGCTATTTTTGATCGTAAGGCGATGGCTGAGGCGGTAGGGACAACTGTGTTACCAACAGTTATTCAGGCACAAGATCGTTTTGCATTAATTTTTAAAGTGGAAGAAGAGTTAGAACAGATGATTATTCGCCTACAGTCACAAAATGTAGACATCGTTAGCGGGGTTCAAGATAGACCTGATTGGGGTATTAAAGCAGTTCATCTTAGAGATCCAGATGGCAATTTGATTGAAATGTTTTCCGAGTTATCAAAGGATAAATGGAACCGTGATCTACTTGAAGAAGATAAAAAATTTAACTAA